A single genomic interval of bacterium harbors:
- a CDS encoding class I SAM-dependent methyltransferase, which yields MNDPFGHALMDYFHGKETEYLIRRDDGYIDYENPGFYFQVYEDEKPALKFANGLILDVGCGAGRHSIWLQKLGYEVIGIDKALLACKLSKQRGVKWVVNANSLALPFKPNKFDTFLLMGNNFGIGGTIDGTIKMLQELWKIANNNALIIASCVDPEKTDNPYHLEYHRRNIKRGLPKGQVKIRVEYNGIIGNWFNLLLLTSQELEQLASQGGWEVKHIFKEELPQYFVILQRESSI from the coding sequence ATGAACGACCCGTTTGGTCATGCGTTAATGGACTACTTTCATGGTAAGGAGACAGAGTATTTGATTAGAAGAGACGATGGCTACATTGATTACGAGAATCCGGGCTTTTATTTCCAAGTATATGAAGATGAAAAACCAGCTCTTAAGTTTGCTAATGGACTTATACTTGATGTAGGCTGTGGTGCTGGTAGGCATTCTATATGGTTACAAAAATTAGGATATGAAGTTATAGGAATAGATAAGGCATTATTAGCATGTAAGCTTTCTAAACAAAGAGGAGTAAAATGGGTAGTAAATGCAAACTCACTTGCATTACCATTTAAACCAAATAAATTTGATACATTCCTATTAATGGGAAACAATTTTGGGATTGGTGGCACTATTGATGGGACAATTAAAATGCTACAGGAGTTATGGAAAATAGCGAATAACAATGCCTTAATAATTGCATCATGTGTTGACCCAGAAAAGACTGATAATCCGTATCATCTTGAATACCATCGCCGAAATATAAAAAGGGGACTCCCCAAAGGACAGGTTAAAATAAGGGTAGAGTATAACGGCATAATTGGGAACTGGTTTAACTTACTGCTGCTTACATCACAAGAGCTTGAACAACTCGCATCACAGGGTGGGTGGGAAGTTAAGCATATATTTAAAGAAGAATTACCTCAATACTTTGTAATACTGCAAAGGGAATCCTCAATTTAA
- a CDS encoding CinA family protein — MRNMRLAQKVGELLKQRKLTISVAESCTGGLIQELITDVPGSSKYFLGGVVAYSNELKQKLVGVNPATLKKYGAVSSEVACELAKGVGEITGSDIGISTTGIAGPTGGTKDKPVGLVYIGLCTKDALKSFRFLFKGDRHRIRENTAKKALELILSLFV, encoded by the coding sequence ATGAGAAATATGAGACTTGCCCAAAAAGTTGGTGAGTTACTTAAACAGAGAAAGCTTACAATTTCAGTAGCCGAGTCTTGCACAGGTGGGCTCATACAGGAGCTAATTACTGATGTCCCAGGTAGCTCAAAGTATTTTCTTGGTGGAGTAGTTGCTTATTCAAACGAACTTAAACAAAAGCTTGTTGGTGTAAATCCTGCTACTTTAAAGAAGTATGGGGCAGTGAGCTCCGAAGTAGCGTGTGAGCTTGCAAAAGGTGTAGGAGAAATAACTGGCTCTGATATTGGGATATCTACAACTGGGATTGCAGGTCCGACAGGTGGGACAAAAGATAAGCCAGTAGGTCTTGTTTACATAGGGCTATGTACTAAAGATGCTCTAAAATCATTTCGCTTCTTATTCAAAGGCGACCGCCACAGAATAAGAGAAAATACAGCCAAAAAAGCACTTGAACTAATACTAAGTTTATTTGTGTAA
- the speD gene encoding adenosylmethionine decarboxylase, with protein MKTNAISAGRKLKRVLGVHILMEFHGCPSDIIKDSNSVKKFFLKAAKISGAHIVNSIFHNFNPHGVSGVVVISESHFSVHTWPEYRYVALDLFSCSEDIDLEKAVEYLKTCLRPKSVSAIELKRGILPA; from the coding sequence ATGAAAACCAATGCAATAAGTGCAGGAAGAAAATTAAAGAGGGTACTTGGAGTCCATATATTGATGGAGTTCCATGGGTGTCCATCCGATATTATAAAGGATTCCAATAGTGTAAAAAAGTTTTTCCTTAAAGCTGCTAAAATCTCCGGAGCCCACATTGTTAATTCCATATTCCATAATTTTAATCCGCACGGTGTATCAGGAGTCGTCGTTATCTCTGAATCCCATTTTTCTGTCCATACATGGCCTGAGTATAGGTATGTGGCATTAGACTTGTTCTCGTGTAGCGAGGATATTGACCTTGAAAAGGCAGTAGAATATTTGAAAACTTGCCTAAGACCAAAAAGTGTTAGTGCAATAGAACTAAAGAGGGGCATCCTCCCTGCCTGA
- a CDS encoding lysylphosphatidylglycerol synthase transmembrane domain-containing protein, whose amino-acid sequence MEADKKIVQNVKKGFRLFLIITVVSIIIILIFTVRKNTLYSLKQVNLLFLCMTTAICLFRIYLECLRLQTLTWAFGNRISLRSSAEFTVGGYFLSLTPFGVGGLPLQFYILMRDRFSLGESGAIIGTRGLTFLFAFVVGMPILIGYRSLFASTGIKMLSSYLVAIYGILFVLFILVMWRTERVKYRLSWFKKFFIRRGYQKAITVLDKLIDEIDKFKFGFKKCCSSGISKLIITIFLSCLSLFFYTLIAPFLFRSLGIQCPILMTAIIQLILTFLLMFAPTPGSSGIAEGVGFALYRSICVKPELLGIYVILWRFFTYYIGVILGGFIILRMLAVRGKRVEVNQ is encoded by the coding sequence ATGGAAGCAGATAAAAAGATAGTACAGAATGTAAAAAAAGGATTCAGGCTTTTTCTTATAATTACAGTTGTTAGCATCATAATCATTTTAATCTTTACAGTGAGAAAGAATACACTCTATAGTTTAAAGCAAGTTAATCTTTTATTCCTTTGCATGACCACAGCCATCTGTCTTTTTCGTATATATCTTGAGTGCTTAAGACTTCAGACCCTAACTTGGGCATTTGGAAATCGGATAAGTCTACGGTCAAGTGCAGAATTTACTGTTGGTGGCTATTTCCTCTCACTTACTCCTTTTGGAGTAGGTGGTCTACCTTTACAGTTTTATATTCTTATGCGAGACAGATTCTCACTTGGTGAGAGTGGTGCTATTATTGGGACGAGGGGACTTACGTTCCTATTTGCTTTTGTTGTTGGGATGCCAATTTTAATAGGATACCGCAGTCTCTTTGCCAGTACTGGAATTAAGATGCTTTCAAGTTATCTTGTAGCTATTTATGGGATACTTTTCGTATTATTTATCTTAGTAATGTGGAGGACAGAAAGAGTCAAATATCGGCTCTCGTGGTTTAAGAAATTCTTTATCCGCCGCGGCTATCAAAAGGCAATAACTGTGTTAGATAAGCTTATAGATGAGATAGATAAATTCAAGTTTGGATTTAAAAAATGCTGTAGCAGTGGTATATCCAAGCTTATTATCACAATTTTTTTATCTTGTCTCTCACTATTTTTTTATACCCTTATAGCCCCATTCCTTTTTCGTAGTCTTGGGATTCAGTGTCCTATTCTGATGACAGCTATAATACAGCTTATTCTCACATTTTTGCTTATGTTTGCACCCACTCCTGGTAGCTCAGGTATTGCAGAGGGGGTAGGGTTTGCACTTTACAGGAGTATCTGCGTAAAACCAGAATTACTTGGCATTTATGTTATCTTATGGCGGTTCTTTACTTATTATATTGGGGTAATTTTGGGTGGATTCATTATTTTAAGGATGCTAGCAGTGAGAGGCAAGAGGGTTGAAGTTAATCAATAG
- the speE gene encoding polyamine aminopropyltransferase codes for MPEEVSPRELWYTQKSYFSPYLQQDFKVKKKLHKEKTPYQTIEVIDTYEFGRMLILDGVVMVTERDEFAYHEMLVHPAMIVHPNPKRIAVIGGGDGGTVREILKYEVDEIKLIEIDKRVIDVSNEYFPELTKGLKDWRVEIINTDGALWVKKEKGKFDIIFVDSTDPIGPGARLVEDDFLNVGANLLNSDGIWVAQTETPFYITDFVKSYNKKLKKLFKIVRVYLAEVPSYGGVWSFTFASQKIDPLSPKRTPPAGLKYYNPDIHIASFALPQYLKEIASSR; via the coding sequence ATGCCAGAAGAGGTATCACCTCGAGAACTCTGGTATACACAGAAGAGTTATTTCTCACCATATTTACAGCAAGATTTTAAAGTCAAAAAAAAGTTACATAAAGAAAAGACACCGTACCAGACTATTGAAGTGATTGATACCTATGAGTTTGGTAGGATGTTAATTTTAGATGGTGTCGTTATGGTAACTGAGAGAGACGAATTTGCATATCATGAGATGCTGGTGCATCCAGCAATGATTGTGCACCCAAACCCTAAAAGAATAGCAGTTATAGGGGGAGGAGATGGAGGCACTGTAAGAGAAATACTTAAATATGAAGTAGATGAGATTAAGTTGATAGAGATTGATAAAAGAGTGATTGATGTATCAAATGAATATTTTCCAGAGCTAACCAAAGGACTCAAAGACTGGAGAGTAGAAATTATTAACACTGATGGTGCTTTGTGGGTTAAAAAAGAGAAAGGTAAATTTGATATTATATTTGTTGACTCAACTGACCCAATCGGACCGGGTGCAAGATTAGTAGAGGACGATTTTTTAAACGTGGGTGCTAACCTGCTTAATTCTGATGGAATATGGGTAGCGCAGACGGAGACTCCGTTTTATATTACAGATTTTGTTAAAAGCTATAATAAAAAATTGAAAAAACTGTTCAAAATTGTACGAGTTTATCTTGCAGAAGTCCCAAGTTATGGTGGTGTATGGTCGTTTACATTTGCATCACAAAAAATTGACCCTTTATCACCTAAAAGAACACCACCTGCAGGACTCAAATATTACAACCCTGATATCCATATTGCATCTTTTGCTCTCCCTCAATATTTAAAGGAGATTGCTTCGTCCCGATAA
- the der gene encoding ribosome biogenesis GTPase Der, producing MLPIVSIVGRENVGKSTLFNRLIGSRIAVTHPQPGITRDRNIKEVDLFGAHIYLVDTGGYFPYEHTGLKAKVKEQVEVSLESSSLILFIVDAKTGLVPVDLEICDRLRKLGKKLILVVNKVDNLKRESGIVEFYKLGFAKLVPVSATHGIGINTLIDKIKEEIEVREVEKEDKIPRLAILGRPNVGKSTYINALLQEPRVIVDEHPGTTIDSIDVTLKYDGRELILIDTPGIRKRTKIRSDIEYYSSVRTKLTIQKCDVAILIVDATIRLAHQDKKIIDILIKEGKGIVLAINKIDVGVEFREWDLRFATFIPITYISALKQDRVYEPIKEAVKVWEVRRHKISRRKLTELIKSLPGLGINAIVQTGIEPPRFKIMSRNPITKTDERFIENKLREKFGFTGVPIKITHGLHK from the coding sequence ATGTTACCAATAGTATCCATAGTTGGACGTGAGAATGTAGGTAAATCTACACTGTTTAATCGGCTTATCGGGAGTAGAATTGCGGTTACACATCCGCAACCTGGGATTACAAGGGATAGGAACATAAAAGAAGTTGACTTGTTTGGTGCACATATTTACTTAGTGGATACTGGCGGCTATTTCCCATACGAACATACAGGACTTAAGGCAAAGGTAAAGGAACAGGTTGAAGTATCGCTTGAATCGTCGTCTCTTATACTATTTATTGTTGATGCTAAAACTGGTCTCGTTCCTGTTGACTTAGAGATATGTGACCGATTAAGAAAATTAGGTAAAAAGCTCATACTTGTCGTGAATAAAGTAGACAACCTAAAAAGAGAAAGTGGGATTGTAGAATTCTATAAATTAGGATTTGCCAAACTTGTTCCTGTTTCAGCTACACATGGTATAGGTATAAATACACTAATAGATAAAATAAAAGAAGAAATAGAAGTAAGGGAAGTAGAGAAAGAAGATAAAATACCAAGACTCGCAATCCTTGGCCGTCCTAATGTTGGTAAATCAACTTATATAAATGCACTTTTACAAGAGCCCAGAGTAATTGTAGATGAACACCCAGGTACCACTATTGATTCAATTGATGTAACATTAAAGTATGATGGAAGAGAACTCATTCTTATCGATACTCCTGGAATACGAAAGAGGACTAAAATCAGGAGCGACATTGAATATTACTCAAGTGTACGCACTAAGTTAACTATCCAAAAATGTGATGTCGCTATCCTTATTGTAGATGCTACTATCAGACTTGCACATCAAGATAAGAAAATTATAGATATACTCATAAAAGAAGGTAAGGGTATTGTACTTGCAATCAATAAAATAGATGTTGGGGTTGAATTCAGGGAATGGGATTTGAGGTTTGCCACCTTTATTCCAATAACTTACATATCTGCTCTCAAACAGGATAGAGTATACGAGCCAATAAAAGAAGCTGTTAAGGTATGGGAGGTCCGTAGACACAAGATTTCAAGAAGGAAATTGACTGAGCTCATTAAATCATTGCCAGGATTAGGGATAAATGCAATAGTGCAGACTGGGATAGAGCCACCAAGATTTAAAATCATGTCGCGTAACCCTATAACTAAAACTGATGAACGCTTTATTGAGAATAAATTAAGAGAAAAGTTTGGCTTTACTGGTGTGCCAATAAAAATAACCCACGGCTTACACAAATAA